The Synchiropus splendidus isolate RoL2022-P1 chromosome 11, RoL_Sspl_1.0, whole genome shotgun sequence genome contains a region encoding:
- the LOC128767082 gene encoding uncharacterized protein LOC128767082, translated as MTCAVNMKPVSYQKILPSMEGGHQAMALNRVLNASRMMHCDKCGFSTADSALFRRHLNEHNGTMFHCFYCARVLFSEAELNSHLQEHTKYQYKCPHCGQGYMRRLCLLKHIDRLHSKNVHNGPSKPAVVKPLLTPVCSVSTSTPQPPQMVISHVQRKVILPKIAPAVCVNGRRETQRTLEINLQKAKMITEACTSSLNVNTHNNMALTVALPEEVTIPAGCKVELVEVKTVNGSKELKLRLVSKQEHNSVVNDVRTSAAASAAVEKATHSNEPINLSAVNRRLIGKPMNSEYPAVVKVNIPDILTNQAGGVKVARKRKRQECMNLKWHHYTPKTSKLTINSVGELNVARAVTQVQRSDDSTKASPAVDCSQLLGLLNSENHRTSQKTGTDRGYIDLVGSSSDKPGTGTNPSAVKVEPVQGAKKDDSGLTKREAAPSESVRPSSSNASLPIRPAAVSRHLETVSRPPPCIPQQTGRTQPSILKKPPVSTHGQRQDSSQEPKGFPVISSVFSLSQQPQGDQGPIQPLMMALRGIIMDKTPVSNGVKKVDSEAKSQHCTQVPSGSKPVVEKATNDHVKMEIHEENIQHVSQASVQVKQEKVATADKSSGSHDLKPPKEEPPSSECSPVKNVARSDAPKTNPCLSRYLTVSLTRIDDAARDHALKVPKLKVVTHKTRTQNLGDCTVLYTMPLKGDQLVKRPGPNQPVVVLNHPKPRAPIQVQAAPLLDTEEQIPRCQILKMKLSKVMGQKYEVMGCTVRVCP; from the coding sequence ATGACCTGTGCGGTCAACATGAAGCCTGTCAGCTATCAAAAGATACTACCATCGATGGAAGGCGGACACCAAGCGATGGCGTTAAATCGTGTCCTAAATGCGTCGAGGATGATGCACTGTGACAAATGTGGGTTTTCTACGGCCGACAGTGCTTTATTCAGGCGTCACTTGAATGAACATAATGGAACTATGTTCCACTGTTTTTACTGCGCAAGAGTTTTATTTAGCGAGGCGGAGTTAAACTCTCACCTCCAGGAACACACCAAGTATCAATACAAGTGTCCACACTGCGGCCAAGGCTACATGCGACGACTGTGTCTTTTAAAACACATTGATCGTTTGCATAGCAAAAATGTTCACAATGGACCTTCAAAGCCTGCTGTGGTGAAGCCCCTCCTTACGCCTGTCTGCAGCGTTTCCACATCGACTCCACAGCCTCCACAAATGGTCATATCACATGTGCAGAGGAAGGTGATACTACCAAAAATTgcacctgctgtgtgtgttaaTGGAAGGAGAGAAACGCAGAGAACACTGGAAATAAATCTCCAAAAGGCCAAAATGATAACAGAGGCGTGTACCTCCTCTCTGAATGTGAACACCCACAACAACATGGCATTGACTGTGGCTCTGCCAGAGGAAGTCACAATCCCTGCCGGCTGCAAAGTCGAACTTGTCGAAGTAAAGACTGTGAATGGGTCCAAGGAGCTGAAACTACGACTGGTTTCCAAACAAGAACACAATTCTGTCGTAAATGATGTAAGAACTAGCGCTGCGGCAAGTGCTGCAGTAGAAAAGGCAACTCACTCCAACGAGCCCATCAACTTATCTGCGGTTAACAGAAGGTTAATCGGAAAGCCGATGAATTCGGAATATCCTGCTGTCGTCAAAGTCAACATACCAGACATCTTGACTAATCAAGCAGGTGGAGTCAAGGTCGCACGGAAAAGGAAGAGGCAAGAATGTATGAACTTGAAGTGGCACCACTACACTCCGAAAACTTCCAAATTGACAATAAATTCTGTAGGTGAGCTTAATGTTGCACGGGCAGTCACGCAGGTGCAACGTAGTGATGACAGTACCAAAGCGTCTCCTGCTGTGGACTGCAGTCAGTTACTTGGCCTTCTCAATTCAGAAAACCATAGGACATCTCAGAAAACAGGGACTGACAGGGGATATATCGATCTAGTTGGTTCCAGCTCTGATAAGCCAGGAACGGGGACTAACCCTTCTGCTGTAAAGGTTGAACCGGTGCAGGGCGCTAAGAAAGATGATTCTGGTTTAACAAAGAGGGAGGCAGCGCCAAGTGAGAGTGTAAGACCATCTTCTTCTAATGCGTCTTTGCCCATAAGACCCGCGGCAGTGTCGCGGCATCTGGAGACGGTTTCTCGGCCACCACCCTGCATCCCACAGCAGACAGGCAGAACTCAACCTTCAATCTTAAAGAAGCCGCCAGTTTCGACTCATGGGCAGCGGCAAGATTCATCTCAGGAGCCGAAAGGTTTCCCAGTCATCTCTTCTGTGTTTTCCCTGAGTCAACAACCTCAGGGTGATCAAGGCCCCATTCAGCCACTGATGATGGCTCTGAGAGGAATAATTATGGACAAAACCCCGGTTTCCAACGGTGTCAAGAAGGTGGACAGTGAAGCCAAGTCACAACACTGTACTCAAGTGCCATCAGGAAGCAAGCCCGTTGTTGAAAAGGCAACGAATGACCATGTGAAAATGGAAATTCATGAAGAGAACATTCAGCACGTCAGTCAAGCGAGTGTCCAAGTGAAGCAGGAAAAAGTGGCAACAGCAGACAAGTCAAGTGGCAGCCATGATCTTAAACCTCCTAAAGAGGAGCCACCATCTTCCGAATGTAGCCCGGTTAAAAATGTGGCCCGCAGTGATGCTCCAAAAACCAACCCTTGCCTTTCCAGATATCTAACTGTCTCTCTGACAAGAATAGACGATGCTGCTCGGGACCATGCGTTAAAAGTACCAAAGTTGAAAGTGGTGACACACAAGACTCGTACCCAAAACCTCGGCGACTGCACTGTGTTGTACACGATGCCTCTCAAAGGTGACCAGCTGGTGAAGCGCCCGGGACCAAACCAGCCGGTGGTGGTTCTCAATCACCCAAAACCACGGGCTCCTATTCAAGTACAAGCCGCCCCTCTGTTGGACACTGAAGAACAGATACCAAGGTGCCAAATACTGAAAATGAAGCTCAGCAAAGTGATGGGACAAAAATATGAGGTGATGGGGTGCACCGTTCGCGTCTGCCCTTGA
- the LOC128767045 gene encoding cytokine-dependent hematopoietic cell linker, producing MHHSHKQKRHRGPTRGQVNLAEEQDYMQVDDPEDLRNVSILPAMPINHESDYADRDSPRSGSSPSRPSQGNVHTSPITPPRGVQRTSVGCTGPYVNRNLKPGRRRTSFDLQLQPKILHQQQPRRYCPSPPPPENHSARLNELCRRDAQKGVGNSDRGELNQPSKVKNISNRCTDGKHSTNLEALHQPESSFNNPSLPTVALVSDETGLCSTGSSFFITSQCFPQVPSNSWNNQSHPASDEPMKEPQQSYSTVECYVGVCGRMEAEHALHLVNKDGAFLIRDCSANTDSEPLVLAVYHDKRVYNVKIRFIESTKKYALGTGQRSNDMFDSVEDIIRFYSSFPIMLVSARHPPGSSFSEQCVLRIPVTRQHVKRLLA from the exons ATG CATCACAGCCACAAGCAAAAAAGGCACCGCGGCCcaacacgtggtcaggtaaacCTCGCCGAGGAACAAGACTACATGCAGGTGGACGACCCAGAAGACCTGCGCAATGTGAGCATCCTTCCCGCCATGCCTATTAACCACGAGAGCGACTACGCAG ACAGGGATTCTCCCCGAAGTGGATCGTCTCCGAGCCGGCCGTCT CAGGGAAACGTTCATACGTCCCCAATAACTCCCCCCAGAGGAGTCCAGAGGACTTCAG TTGGGTGCACAGGACCATATGTGAACAGAAACCTAAAACCAGGCAGAAGAAGAACCTCGTTTG ACCTTCAGCTCCAACCGAAGATCCTCCATCAG cagcagcCGCGAAG GTACTGTCCGTCACCTCCACCTCCGGAGAACCATTCCGCACGACTGAACGAGCTATGCAGGCGAGA CGCTCAAAAAGGTGTCGGCAATTCTGACAGG GGCGAACTGAACCAGCCCTCAAAAG taaaaaatatttcaaaccgCTGCACAGATGGGAAACACTCAACAAATCTCGAGGCCCTCCATCAGCCTGAAAG CTCCTTTAACAATCCTTCTCTTCCGACAGTGGCGTTGGTGAGTGACGAAACAGGTCTTTGTTCAACTGGTTCTTCATTCTTCATCACAAGCCAATGTTTCCCACAAGTGCCATCAAACAGCTGGAATAACCAGAGCCATCCGGCCAGCGACGAGCCCATGAAGGAGCCTCAGCAG AGCTACAGCACGGTAGAATGCTACGTTGGAGTTTGTGGTCGAATGGAAGCAGAGCACGCGCTACACCTGGTCAACAAG GACGGAGCGTTTCTGATCCGAGATTGTTCGGCGAACACAGACAGCGAGCCTCTGGTGTTGGCAGTGTACCACGATAAAAGGGTTTACAACGTGAAAATTCGCTTCATCGAGAGCACGAAGAAATACGCGCTAGGCACCGGACAGCGATCGAATGAT ATGTTTGACAGCGTTGAAGACATCATCAGGTTTTACTCATCGTTCCCAATAATGCTGGTCAGCGCCAGACACCCACCTGGGAGCAGCTTTTCAGAGCAGTGCGTGCTGAGGATCCCAGTAACAAGGCAGCACGTGAAGAGGTTGCTTGCCTAA